Proteins from a genomic interval of Micromonospora sp. NBC_00389:
- a CDS encoding winged helix-turn-helix domain-containing protein, with protein MSAITNRIAAGEFNPGDKLPSGSELITEYQVSRMTVRMAMERLKAAGVVESIAGSGYYVKD; from the coding sequence ATGTCCGCCATCACCAACCGGATCGCCGCCGGAGAGTTCAACCCCGGCGACAAGCTGCCCAGCGGATCCGAACTGATCACCGAGTACCAGGTGTCACGGATGACCGTGCGCATGGCCATGGAACGGCTCAAGGCCGCCGGGGTCGTCGAGTCCATCGCCGGCAGCGGCTACTACGTCAAGGACTGA
- a CDS encoding RNA polymerase sigma factor — protein MSSGTEHEDRFRRIYAVNFEPLLAYAMRRVEQPEDAADVVAETFLVAWRRSREMPPEAEVRLWLHGVARRVLANHHRGGVRRGRLGERLRQRLRAAVAVDPGSEVPERLTVQAALARLGELDREVLMLTFWEGLEPREAAVVLHVSPAAVRTRLSRARARLRSLVGDDLGPPGHVLDVMAARAPEEGR, from the coding sequence GTGAGCTCCGGGACTGAGCACGAGGACCGCTTCCGTCGCATCTACGCGGTCAACTTCGAGCCGCTGCTGGCGTACGCCATGCGGCGCGTCGAGCAGCCCGAAGACGCGGCTGACGTGGTCGCCGAGACCTTCCTCGTCGCCTGGCGGCGCAGCCGTGAGATGCCGCCGGAGGCCGAGGTCCGGCTGTGGTTGCACGGCGTGGCCCGACGGGTGCTGGCCAACCACCACCGCGGCGGAGTGCGCCGGGGACGGCTGGGTGAACGGTTGCGGCAACGGCTCAGGGCCGCGGTCGCCGTCGACCCGGGCAGCGAGGTGCCGGAACGGCTCACGGTCCAGGCCGCGCTGGCCAGGCTGGGCGAGTTGGACCGGGAGGTGTTGATGCTGACCTTCTGGGAGGGCCTGGAGCCACGCGAGGCCGCCGTGGTTCTGCACGTGAGCCCGGCTGCGGTCCGCACCCGGCTGTCGCGTGCCCGGGCCCGGTTGCGAAGTCTCGTCGGTGACGATCTCGGCCCACCCGGACATGTACTCGACGTCATGGCCGCACGAGCCCCGGAGGAGGGCAGATGA
- a CDS encoding GNAT family N-acetyltransferase — protein MAALELVPMTEEQYLRYRHRAEISYAHDIAASGAVPLPEAQEKSRQDYDRLLPGGLATEGHHLWTAYEGDVEIGMLWLHLERKSDGLHAFGYDFYVESDLRRKGYGRAIMQAAEQLCREWGVVSVGLSVFGFNFGARDLYEQMGYEVTAIQMRKRL, from the coding sequence ATGGCGGCACTGGAACTCGTACCGATGACCGAGGAGCAGTACCTGCGGTATCGGCATCGAGCGGAAATCAGCTATGCGCACGACATCGCAGCTTCCGGCGCGGTGCCGTTGCCGGAGGCGCAGGAGAAGTCGCGCCAGGACTATGACCGACTTCTGCCCGGCGGCTTGGCGACGGAGGGTCATCATCTCTGGACCGCCTACGAGGGCGATGTCGAGATCGGCATGCTGTGGCTGCACCTCGAACGAAAGTCCGACGGTCTGCACGCTTTCGGCTACGACTTCTACGTGGAATCGGACCTGCGCCGCAAGGGCTACGGTCGAGCGATCATGCAGGCCGCGGAGCAGTTGTGCCGGGAGTGGGGCGTCGTGTCCGTGGGCTTGAGTGTCTTCGGTTTCAATTTCGGCGCCCGTGACCTGTACGAGCAGATGGGCTACGAGGTCACCGCGATTCAGATGCGTAAGCGTCTGTAG
- a CDS encoding ABC transporter permease has protein sequence MKLVWRRAREARGLLVAAVIAALVAVALVTGLSDYNRRAVDAGQRALVAASPAEERGLLVNGSGGRDAAEFATRDKAVRDEFADGLAGVPVTVAAARYGTGRELTGDLGSVPRTGDEPVFANLATLEDLAAHAELTSGAWPRPGANPIQVSLPERVATALGLTTGEPIPVRDRSIERASQVVLAGTWRPRDPAEAYWLLAPGVGAGSAGSATSYGPFVLDPADFAATFPGSVSASWLAEPDLAGVDAADLPAVRTAMTAAATAVPEAANLGASGQTLTRMDRLLDRMARADLVGRSALATPLLLILVLGGYALVLVAALLHEDRRAQTALLRARGAARRQLAGLAAREAALVVAPAALLGPLIAVEALRYVRPGGAAELSTAGGNTTLVWAAAAATAAGCLVAMVAPTLRGSGTYVADMAARSRPNRAASVQRASVDLVLVALALLAWVQLRRYASPLAGSGGRLGIDPLLIAAPTLGVLAGAVLALRVLPPLTRFAERFVDRRPWTATMLGMWQAGRRPHAGPVLLLALAVGGSTLAWSLISTGERSQAEQAGHTVGADLRVTERAGSGPPTRVGQLAALPGVERALPVWRDEVRVGRKDLPVTVIGLDAASAAGVVRLGDQLADEPVPQLYQQMVRARGAPAGVELPADAREITGTVRTPVEGATRPLQIAVTLLVTSSDGLALRLPVADADSDGRITPFTVRLPDVNGARLRLAGFEADGGPAVGTSYRLQVDGLAVVGADGTTRPAGLTGDWVMVAGDERPSPVRTTATGFSEFHPVALIPGGQFAYQPDTRFAIVPAGQSPAIPVLMTPQVRDTLSLGIGDTINLTLSGATLPVKLVGEVTAVPATTGEGILLDLPAAVDALIRSGGIVRPVPEWWIGTDDATAAARAASELPAVTVLAREAVIESSAEDPYWRGSRTGMLAAALGAVLLALVGLMVDVWATARRRLSEFAVLHTLGATPRLLARALLAEQTFLAGIGVGVGLLLGAAVGATMAPLVILTPAAGRPVPPATFELPWVPIGATAVGLLLAALAFSAFIATGIRQRVAAVQLRIGGER, from the coding sequence ATGAAGCTGGTGTGGAGGCGGGCCCGCGAGGCACGGGGTCTGCTGGTGGCCGCGGTGATCGCCGCCCTGGTTGCCGTCGCGTTGGTCACCGGCCTGTCCGACTACAACCGCCGCGCGGTGGACGCCGGGCAGCGGGCGCTGGTGGCGGCCTCGCCGGCCGAGGAGCGCGGCCTGCTGGTCAATGGCTCCGGCGGGCGCGACGCCGCCGAGTTCGCCACCCGCGACAAGGCGGTCCGGGACGAGTTCGCCGACGGGCTCGCCGGCGTGCCGGTCACCGTTGCCGCGGCCCGGTACGGAACCGGCCGGGAGTTGACCGGCGACCTCGGGTCGGTGCCCCGTACCGGCGACGAACCGGTCTTCGCCAACCTGGCCACCCTCGAAGACCTGGCCGCGCACGCCGAGCTGACCAGCGGGGCGTGGCCCCGCCCCGGCGCGAACCCGATCCAGGTGAGCCTGCCGGAACGGGTCGCCACCGCGCTGGGCCTGACCACCGGCGAACCGATCCCGGTGCGCGACCGGTCCATCGAGCGGGCCAGCCAGGTGGTGCTCGCCGGCACCTGGCGGCCCCGCGATCCTGCCGAGGCGTACTGGCTGCTGGCCCCCGGGGTGGGTGCGGGCAGCGCCGGCTCGGCCACCTCGTACGGGCCGTTCGTGCTGGACCCGGCCGACTTCGCGGCCACCTTCCCGGGCTCGGTGTCGGCGTCCTGGCTGGCCGAACCGGACCTCGCGGGCGTCGACGCCGCCGACCTGCCCGCCGTGCGGACGGCCATGACGGCGGCCGCGACGGCGGTGCCCGAGGCCGCCAACCTGGGCGCGTCGGGGCAGACGCTGACCCGGATGGATCGGCTGCTGGACCGGATGGCCCGAGCCGACCTGGTGGGCCGCTCCGCGCTGGCCACCCCACTACTGCTCATCCTGGTGCTCGGCGGGTACGCGCTGGTGCTGGTCGCCGCACTGCTGCACGAGGACCGCCGCGCGCAGACCGCGCTGCTGCGCGCCCGTGGCGCCGCCCGCCGGCAGTTGGCCGGCCTGGCCGCCCGCGAGGCGGCCCTGGTGGTCGCCCCGGCCGCCCTGCTCGGGCCACTGATCGCCGTGGAGGCGCTGCGGTACGTCCGGCCGGGCGGGGCGGCGGAACTCTCCACCGCCGGCGGCAACACCACCCTGGTCTGGGCGGCTGCCGCCGCCACCGCGGCCGGCTGCCTGGTGGCCATGGTCGCTCCGACGCTGCGCGGCTCCGGCACGTACGTGGCCGACATGGCCGCCCGGTCCCGGCCGAACCGGGCGGCGAGCGTCCAGCGGGCCAGCGTCGACCTGGTGCTGGTGGCGCTGGCCCTGCTCGCCTGGGTGCAACTGCGCCGCTATGCCTCTCCGCTGGCCGGTTCGGGTGGCCGGCTCGGGATCGACCCGCTGCTGATCGCCGCTCCGACGCTCGGCGTGCTGGCCGGCGCCGTGCTGGCGCTGCGGGTGCTCCCGCCGCTCACCCGGTTCGCCGAGAGGTTCGTCGACCGGCGTCCCTGGACGGCCACCATGTTGGGCATGTGGCAGGCCGGCCGGCGTCCGCACGCCGGCCCGGTGCTGCTGCTCGCGCTCGCCGTCGGTGGCAGCACCCTGGCCTGGTCGCTGATCAGCACGGGGGAGCGGTCCCAGGCCGAGCAGGCCGGTCACACGGTCGGCGCCGACCTGCGGGTGACCGAGCGGGCTGGTTCCGGCCCGCCGACCCGGGTCGGTCAGCTCGCCGCGCTGCCGGGCGTGGAACGGGCGCTGCCGGTGTGGCGCGACGAGGTGCGGGTCGGCCGGAAGGACCTGCCGGTGACCGTGATCGGCCTCGACGCCGCCAGCGCCGCCGGCGTCGTACGGCTCGGCGACCAGCTGGCCGACGAGCCGGTGCCGCAGCTCTACCAGCAGATGGTGCGGGCCCGGGGTGCCCCCGCCGGCGTCGAACTGCCCGCCGACGCCCGCGAGATCACCGGCACGGTCCGTACCCCGGTGGAGGGGGCAACCCGGCCGCTCCAGATCGCGGTGACGCTGCTGGTCACCAGTTCCGACGGGCTCGCCCTGCGACTCCCGGTGGCCGACGCCGACAGCGACGGCCGGATCACCCCGTTCACCGTGCGACTGCCCGACGTCAACGGGGCACGGCTGCGGCTGGCCGGCTTCGAAGCCGACGGCGGGCCGGCGGTCGGCACGTCCTACCGGCTCCAGGTGGACGGGTTGGCCGTGGTCGGTGCGGACGGCACCACCCGGCCCGCCGGACTGACCGGTGACTGGGTCATGGTGGCCGGCGACGAGCGACCCTCGCCGGTACGGACCACCGCCACCGGGTTCTCCGAATTCCACCCGGTGGCGTTGATTCCCGGCGGGCAGTTCGCCTACCAGCCGGACACCCGGTTCGCCATCGTGCCCGCCGGGCAGAGCCCGGCCATACCGGTGCTGATGACCCCGCAGGTACGCGACACGCTGAGCCTCGGCATCGGCGACACCATCAACCTGACGCTGTCCGGAGCGACGCTGCCGGTCAAGCTGGTTGGTGAGGTGACCGCCGTGCCGGCCACCACCGGTGAGGGCATCCTGCTGGACCTGCCCGCTGCGGTCGACGCGCTGATTCGAAGCGGCGGCATCGTGCGACCAGTGCCGGAGTGGTGGATCGGCACCGACGACGCGACGGCCGCCGCCCGCGCCGCCAGCGAGCTGCCCGCTGTCACAGTGCTCGCCCGCGAGGCGGTGATCGAGTCGTCCGCCGAGGACCCGTACTGGCGCGGGTCGCGTACCGGAATGCTCGCCGCGGCCCTCGGTGCGGTGCTGCTCGCCCTGGTCGGCCTCATGGTCGACGTGTGGGCCACCGCCCGGCGCCGGCTGAGTGAGTTCGCGGTGCTGCACACCCTCGGCGCCACGCCCCGGCTGCTGGCCCGGGCGTTGCTGGCCGAACAGACCTTCCTGGCCGGCATCGGCGTGGGGGTCGGGCTGCTGCTCGGCGCCGCGGTGGGGGCAACCATGGCTCCGCTGGTCATCCTCACCCCGGCCGCCGGCCGGCCGGTGCCCCCGGCGACGTTCGAGCTGCCCTGGGTGCCGATCGGCGCGACAGCGGTCGGCCTGCTGCTGGCGGCGCTCGCCTTCAGCGCGTTCATCGCCACCGGCATCCGGCAGCGGGTGGCGGCGGTGCAGTTGCGGATCGGGGGAGAACGATGA
- a CDS encoding FtsX-like permease family protein: protein MSIGAAVRRVRAYGGQFLLLAVLTLVVTLLVSGVPRLVNRLAEQGLRAQLTSEPAARRDISYTSGVMTAPSTKIMGDARRQFEAMAEKMPAPVRSAVAERWYSVDAAPTRVVGPDLKARNLLVDLGLRAMPGVQDAGTLVEGTWPNETYVPDRPTEVALDADVARKLNLRAGSQLQIGTPTKTGITDPAPMVVVGLFRPVDRAGGIWDALPSLLQVISPRGDGEPFIAVGVVAEVTIDKRAAAGWPVRSDWRYRLGIDRIDARQLDQLIDGLQQLQREADPNLTLTQGADVPLRAFAAQVDAARTLLAVISAGVLATLAGLVVLAAILAARRRRSEFALLRARGGAATTGARRSLAESLLVVPVAAVLGWWLGTLVPGTPDPTAPYVIAAAVLVTLALPMATLAVPAVGAARRDLIRVRPSARQLTVEVFLLLLAGLATVLLRRRGLTLGEVDPLLVSVPVLFAIAAAVLALRAYPWPLLLVSRLAARTRGSVTFLGTARAGRSAVAAPLVVVVLAIGTAAFCAVVAAGVDASRDRAAEQAVPADALIRGERFAPDTIDELGRLPGVRAATRVLNEPADRLAADEIGTDARIGQVAVLLVDAPGLATVTRESGVDLPMSPALLTARAEPGPLPAVVSPAVAADLARAGLDGSAFASVQGQRYEFRVADTAESFPLLPENSSRFVILPWQALPERNTTPVPTSVLVAGDRLDAEVLRQAGDQGQLRYQQTGAVTGRERPSGVTVSTRADVRQELADGGANGVLAFGFVAGAIGGTVLGLLAIAFTVLAGARARGQVLSRLRTLGLSRRQWRGLLLVELTPLVGVSVLTGALVGALLPLLLNPVLGLSAFTSGVPVRVAFEPGLVAAVLALGAVALGFAVAVEALNNRRLRLGEVLRLGEES, encoded by the coding sequence ATGAGCATCGGTGCGGCCGTCCGGCGAGTCCGGGCGTACGGCGGGCAGTTCCTGCTCCTGGCGGTGCTGACGCTGGTGGTCACGCTGCTGGTCAGCGGCGTGCCCCGGCTCGTCAACCGGCTCGCCGAACAGGGCCTGCGGGCGCAGTTGACCAGCGAGCCGGCCGCGCGCCGGGACATCTCGTACACCTCCGGGGTAATGACCGCCCCGTCCACGAAAATCATGGGCGACGCCCGCAGGCAGTTCGAGGCCATGGCCGAGAAGATGCCGGCGCCGGTGCGCTCGGCGGTGGCCGAGCGGTGGTACAGCGTGGACGCCGCGCCGACCCGAGTGGTCGGCCCCGACCTGAAGGCGCGCAACCTGCTGGTCGACCTGGGCCTGCGTGCCATGCCTGGCGTCCAGGATGCCGGCACCCTCGTCGAGGGGACGTGGCCGAACGAGACGTACGTCCCCGACCGGCCGACCGAGGTGGCGCTCGACGCCGACGTGGCCCGCAAGCTGAACCTGCGGGCCGGCAGCCAACTGCAGATCGGCACACCCACCAAGACCGGTATCACCGACCCGGCCCCGATGGTGGTGGTCGGGCTGTTCCGCCCCGTCGACCGCGCGGGCGGCATCTGGGACGCGCTGCCATCGCTGCTGCAGGTCATCAGTCCGCGCGGGGACGGCGAACCGTTCATCGCCGTGGGTGTGGTCGCCGAGGTGACCATCGACAAGCGGGCCGCGGCTGGTTGGCCGGTGCGTTCCGACTGGCGTTACCGGCTCGGCATCGACCGGATCGACGCACGCCAGCTCGACCAGTTGATCGACGGCCTGCAACAGCTGCAACGCGAAGCCGATCCGAATCTCACGCTGACCCAGGGCGCCGACGTTCCGCTGCGCGCGTTCGCCGCACAGGTGGACGCCGCCCGGACCCTGCTGGCGGTGATCTCGGCCGGGGTGCTGGCCACCCTGGCCGGGCTCGTCGTACTCGCGGCCATCCTCGCCGCCCGGCGCCGCCGCTCGGAGTTCGCCCTGCTGCGCGCCCGTGGTGGCGCGGCCACCACCGGCGCCCGGCGCAGCCTCGCCGAGTCGCTGCTGGTGGTACCGGTCGCCGCCGTCCTGGGCTGGTGGCTGGGCACCCTGGTCCCCGGCACCCCGGACCCGACCGCGCCGTACGTCATCGCGGCGGCCGTGCTGGTCACCCTGGCACTGCCGATGGCCACGCTGGCCGTGCCGGCCGTCGGGGCCGCCCGCCGGGACCTGATCCGGGTACGCCCCTCGGCCCGCCAGCTCACCGTCGAGGTCTTCCTGCTGCTGTTGGCCGGACTTGCCACGGTGCTGCTGCGCCGGCGCGGACTCACCCTCGGCGAGGTGGACCCGTTGCTGGTGTCGGTGCCCGTGCTGTTCGCGATCGCCGCGGCGGTGCTCGCGCTGCGCGCGTACCCCTGGCCGTTGTTGTTGGTCAGCCGGCTGGCCGCGCGGACCCGGGGCAGTGTGACCTTCCTCGGCACCGCGCGGGCCGGCCGGTCCGCCGTCGCCGCCCCACTGGTCGTCGTGGTGCTGGCGATCGGGACCGCGGCGTTCTGCGCGGTGGTCGCCGCCGGCGTCGACGCGAGCCGGGACCGGGCCGCCGAGCAGGCCGTCCCCGCCGACGCGCTGATCCGGGGTGAACGGTTCGCCCCGGACACCATCGACGAGCTGGGCCGCCTGCCCGGGGTACGGGCCGCAACCCGCGTGCTGAACGAGCCGGCTGACCGGCTGGCTGCCGATGAGATCGGCACCGACGCCCGGATCGGGCAGGTGGCCGTGCTGTTGGTCGACGCCCCGGGGTTGGCCACGGTGACGCGGGAGTCCGGCGTGGACCTGCCGATGTCACCCGCGCTGCTCACCGCCCGGGCCGAACCGGGGCCGCTGCCCGCGGTCGTCTCCCCGGCGGTCGCCGCAGACCTGGCCCGCGCCGGGCTGGACGGTTCCGCCTTCGCTTCCGTGCAGGGCCAGCGGTACGAGTTCCGGGTGGCTGACACCGCGGAGAGCTTCCCGCTGCTGCCGGAGAACAGCAGCCGGTTCGTCATCCTGCCCTGGCAGGCGCTGCCCGAGCGGAACACCACGCCCGTGCCGACCAGCGTGCTGGTCGCCGGGGACCGGCTGGACGCGGAGGTGCTGCGCCAGGCCGGTGACCAGGGGCAGCTGCGCTACCAGCAGACCGGGGCGGTGACCGGTCGGGAACGGCCGAGCGGGGTGACGGTCTCCACCCGGGCGGACGTCCGACAGGAGTTGGCTGACGGCGGCGCGAACGGGGTGCTGGCCTTCGGGTTCGTGGCCGGTGCCATCGGTGGCACCGTGCTCGGGTTGCTGGCCATCGCGTTCACCGTGCTGGCCGGCGCGCGGGCCCGGGGCCAGGTGCTGTCCCGGCTGCGCACCCTTGGCCTGTCCCGTCGGCAGTGGCGGGGGCTGCTGCTGGTCGAGCTGACCCCGCTGGTCGGGGTGTCGGTGCTGACCGGCGCGCTGGTCGGGGCGCTGCTGCCCCTCCTGCTCAACCCGGTGCTCGGCCTGTCCGCGTTCACCAGTGGTGTCCCGGTCCGGGTGGCCTTCGAGCCCGGTCTGGTCGCCGCCGTGCTCGCGCTCGGGGCGGTCGCCCTCGGCTTCGCGGTCGCCGTCGAGGCCCTGAACAACCGCCGGCTGCGCCTCGGTGAGGTGCTCCGGCTCGGAGAGGAGAGCTGA
- a CDS encoding ABC transporter ATP-binding protein, with translation MTATAQVPVAPDLAALQQRAAQRAAERAGGQDRLRGHIVCDGLVRIFKTEGVEVVALQGLDLVIDRGELVAIVGASGSGKSTLLNILSGLDTPTAGIARVADYDLLSLSAKRRLSYRRELVGFVWQQTGRNLLPYLTALENVELPMQLAGKRSRRARRERARELLDLVGVGYCADRRPGQLSGGEQQRCAVAVAVANDPEVLFADEPTGELDEATGAEVFAALRTINAELGVTIVVVTHDQAVATQVRRTVAIRDGRTASEVRRTARVGADGSTELVSEEYAVLDRNGRMQLPAAFVDALAMRERVRLDLEPDHVQVRPGDRASDGQEGRA, from the coding sequence ATGACCGCTACTGCCCAGGTTCCCGTGGCGCCCGACCTGGCCGCCCTGCAACAGCGGGCCGCGCAGCGCGCCGCCGAGCGGGCCGGCGGCCAGGACCGGCTGCGCGGGCACATCGTCTGCGACGGCCTCGTGCGCATCTTCAAGACCGAGGGGGTGGAGGTGGTCGCCCTGCAGGGGCTCGACCTGGTCATCGACCGGGGTGAGCTGGTCGCGATCGTGGGTGCCTCCGGCTCGGGCAAGTCGACGCTGCTCAACATCCTGTCCGGCCTGGACACCCCGACCGCCGGCATCGCCCGAGTGGCCGACTACGACCTGCTCTCGCTGTCCGCCAAGCGGCGGCTGAGCTACCGGCGGGAGCTGGTCGGGTTCGTCTGGCAGCAGACCGGCCGCAACCTGCTGCCGTACCTCACGGCGCTGGAGAACGTCGAGCTGCCGATGCAGTTGGCCGGCAAGCGCTCCCGGCGGGCCCGCCGGGAGCGGGCCCGGGAGCTGCTCGACCTGGTCGGCGTGGGCTACTGCGCGGATCGGCGGCCGGGGCAGCTCAGCGGCGGCGAGCAGCAGCGGTGCGCGGTGGCGGTGGCGGTGGCCAACGACCCGGAGGTGCTCTTCGCTGACGAGCCGACCGGCGAGTTGGACGAGGCGACCGGTGCGGAGGTCTTCGCGGCGCTGCGCACCATCAACGCCGAGCTGGGCGTGACCATCGTGGTGGTCACCCACGACCAAGCCGTGGCCACGCAGGTCCGCCGGACCGTCGCGATCCGCGACGGCCGGACCGCCTCCGAGGTACGCCGGACCGCGCGGGTCGGCGCGGACGGCAGCACCGAACTGGTCAGCGAGGAGTACGCGGTGCTGGACCGGAACGGTCGGATGCAGCTGCCGGCCGCCTTCGTCGACGCGTTGGCGATGCGGGAGCGGGTCCGGCTCGATCTCGAGCCGGACCATGTGCAGGTACGGCCCGGTGACCGGGCCTCGGATGGGCAGGAGGGGCGGGCGTGA
- a CDS encoding ABC transporter ATP-binding protein, which produces MVVTGPAGAGGLAQAGAVPGEVVRVSGVSRTFGRGEHAVHAVRDVSFSANRGELVAIRGRSGAGKTTLLNLIGGLDRPDSGQVVVAGHEVTAAGEAELLKLRRGTVGFVFQTFGLVPILSAAENVGVPLRLAQVPAAEREQRVAVLLELVGLGGHAAQRPYELSGGQQQRVAVARALANEPDLLIADEPTGQLDSETGRSIMDLLRAVVHARGMTALVATHDPALIDLADRVLNLRDGRLVDA; this is translated from the coding sequence ATGGTGGTGACCGGCCCAGCCGGGGCTGGCGGGCTGGCCCAGGCCGGGGCGGTCCCCGGTGAGGTGGTCCGGGTCAGCGGCGTCAGCCGGACCTTCGGCCGGGGCGAGCACGCCGTGCACGCGGTGCGGGACGTCTCGTTCAGCGCCAACCGCGGCGAGTTGGTCGCCATCCGGGGCCGCTCCGGCGCCGGCAAGACCACGCTGCTGAACCTGATCGGCGGGCTGGACCGGCCGGACAGCGGCCAGGTGGTGGTGGCCGGGCACGAGGTGACCGCGGCCGGCGAGGCGGAGCTGCTGAAGCTGCGCCGGGGCACCGTCGGGTTCGTGTTCCAGACGTTCGGGCTGGTGCCGATCCTCTCCGCCGCCGAGAATGTGGGCGTGCCGCTGCGGCTGGCCCAGGTGCCGGCGGCCGAGCGGGAACAGCGGGTCGCGGTGTTGCTGGAGCTGGTCGGCCTGGGCGGGCACGCGGCGCAGCGCCCGTACGAGCTCTCCGGCGGGCAGCAGCAGCGGGTCGCGGTGGCCCGCGCACTGGCCAACGAGCCGGACCTGCTCATCGCCGACGAGCCAACCGGCCAGCTCGACTCGGAGACCGGTCGGTCCATCATGGATCTGCTGCGCGCGGTGGTGCACGCCCGAGGCATGACGGCGCTGGTGGCCACGCACGACCCCGCCCTGATCGACCTCGCCGACCGGGTGCTCAACCTGCGCGACGGCCGCCTGGTCGACGCCTGA
- a CDS encoding GNAT family N-acetyltransferase — protein sequence MTDMIYREAVRADLPAVIALLADDVLGKARDFTEVDEAYERAFADISSDPRNQLIVAEQGGELVGCLQITYIPGLGRHGAERSLIESVRVRSDRRGQGLGRELMTWAIDQARQRGCALVQLTTDKTRQDAHRFYLGLGFVASHEGMKLAL from the coding sequence ATGACCGACATGATCTACCGCGAGGCGGTACGGGCCGACCTGCCCGCCGTCATCGCCCTGCTCGCCGATGACGTCCTCGGCAAGGCCCGTGACTTCACCGAGGTCGACGAGGCGTACGAGCGGGCGTTCGCGGACATCAGCTCCGACCCGCGCAACCAGCTGATCGTCGCCGAGCAGGGCGGCGAGCTGGTCGGCTGCCTCCAGATCACCTACATCCCCGGACTCGGCCGGCACGGCGCCGAGCGGTCCCTGATCGAGTCGGTCCGGGTCCGGTCCGACCGGCGCGGCCAGGGGCTGGGCCGGGAGCTGATGACCTGGGCCATCGACCAGGCCCGGCAGCGCGGCTGTGCGCTGGTGCAGCTCACCACGGACAAGACCCGCCAGGACGCACACCGCTTCTACCTGGGCCTCGGTTTCGTGGCGAGCCACGAGGGCATGAAGCTCGCCCTCTGA
- a CDS encoding potassium channel family protein translates to MDLLFLPFRWIYRALVWFANSPRTLITSYLLMIVVAGVIYGEVEQRSPADAVWWAVVTASTVGYGDISPTTWAGRTLAALLISTMVLLVIPLITAHFASRLIVDDDAFVHEEQEQLKTDVRRMRALLEEMAARQGIELPPLPPTRPVTEPGSVARPWGRSGRSGRRPPPR, encoded by the coding sequence ATGGACCTTCTGTTCCTGCCGTTCCGGTGGATCTACCGGGCGTTGGTGTGGTTCGCGAACTCACCCCGCACGCTGATCACGTCGTATCTGCTGATGATCGTGGTGGCGGGGGTCATCTACGGCGAGGTCGAGCAGCGCAGCCCTGCCGACGCCGTCTGGTGGGCGGTGGTGACCGCGTCCACCGTCGGGTACGGCGACATCTCGCCGACCACCTGGGCGGGCCGGACGCTCGCCGCGCTGCTCATCTCGACCATGGTGTTGCTGGTGATCCCGCTGATCACCGCACACTTCGCCAGCCGGCTCATCGTCGATGACGACGCCTTCGTGCACGAGGAGCAGGAGCAGCTCAAGACCGACGTGCGGCGGATGCGGGCGCTGCTGGAGGAGATGGCCGCCCGGCAGGGCATCGAGCTGCCGCCGCTGCCGCCGACCCGGCCGGTCACCGAGCCGGGCAGCGTAGCCCGTCCCTGGGGACGGTCAGGTCGATCAGGTAGGCGTCCACCGCCGCGGTGA